In Peromyscus eremicus chromosome X, PerEre_H2_v1, whole genome shotgun sequence, the sequence CAGTACAGAACTTACTAAGGTATGTGAAGTCATTTGGAGGACAAAGACGGGAACAAGATGTAATTCCTGATAAATCAGCATTCAAAGTTTTAGACAAGTAATGCTAGTAGTGTTTCAGAGCGGTCCATATGAAAAGGTGTAGAATGCGCCATCAGTCTCTGAGGCTAGCCCAAGAACCGGAAGTTTTGGAGGGAAGTGTAATGTGTGGTCCTCCAAGGTAGGGGGCGCAATTGTCCAGCTGAACGAACGGATAGTAAGTCAGAGCGGTTCATCTTAGCCGCCATTTTGACTTTGAGGCGACGTTGAGGCTTCGCGACGTTGGTCGCTGTTCAGCCGCAGTCTGGCTTGAGGTTTTGTCTTGGGCCTCTACATCTGACGAGGAAGTACCCGTTTTCCCCCTCAGACGACGCCATGGGGCAAGCTCTCAGCAGCCGAATGTGGTTCAGGAGAAATCCTCCGGCCGCCGCCGAAGAGCCTCGTGCTGCTCGAGATGGGGAGGCCGCGGAAGCTGGCGCAGCCGTCGTCCGTGAGGAGCAGGCAGGTGAAGCGGCCGGACcttccgccgccgccgcccccacGCGTCAGGTGAGCCACAAGCGGAAGGCCGGCCCGGGAGGACCCTCGGCAAAAGTCCCCCGTAGGAGATCGCGAGAGGACAGGTCCAGATCCATTTATGAGTCTCTTTTCCTGAGGGGCGAGGACAGTGACGTAAAGATCTGTGCCTTTGAGGAGGAGTGGTGCTTGCACAGGGTCTACCTGTGCCGGTCAGGGTACTTTGCTAGCATGTTCAGTGGTGCCTGGCGAGAGACAAACATGAATACAATAGAGATGGAGATGCCCGACAAGAATATCGATCGTGACTCTTTCCATCAGGCTTTGGGCTACTTGTACAGTCATCGCGTGGAAATTCCTCCCTGTCGAGTCATTGCCATCTTGGCCACAGCAAGTATGCTGCAGTTGGATGGGTTAATTCAGCAGTGTGAGGAGGTGATGATGGTCTCCATCAATATCAAGACTGTGTGCacctacttctactctgctgagaATTACGGGCTGCAGAACGTCCGATACATTTGCCACCAGTGGCTCTTGGACAACCTGATGATCCGGCAAAATGATGAGCTGTTGCCAGAAATCAGTCTGGATCTCATGAAGCAGCTCATTGCCTCTTCGGATCTCTTGGTGATCGAAGTGGAGATAGATGTGTACACTACACTGAAAAAGTGGATGTTCCTGCAGCTGGAACCCACATGGTCAGGCCCCCCAAGTGCACTATTGGCTGCTGCCGACTTGTACTTTGCCAAGTACAAAAGTGATTTAGATGCTGCCCCTTTTCTGCAGACTGAGCAGGGGAGAGCCTTCGTGTCAGTGTTCCAGCAACTAAGGCTCTCCTACATCATCTGTGACCTGCCTTCAGCACACATTATTGACCAGGATACATTGATCCCGGCTACATGGTTGACCCCAGTATACAAAGAGCAATGGCTGGCACTTCTTCTGGCAGAGCAGTCCAGGGAACTTGGGCCAGCGGATGTCCAGGTGTCCGATGTCCGTGGAAACAGCATGCGGTGTGGACGCCAGATTCACACTGACGAGCAATGCAGCTGGAGCTGGTCTGGCTTCAACTTTGGCTGGGACTTGGTGGTTGACTACAACAACAAGTGCATTATATTCCGTCGCAGTGCACTGAATAAATCCTGTGGCCTTGGTGTCAGCTTGCTGTGGCAGAGAAAAGTTGCCTTCCGTCTGCGCGTGATCTCATTGGACGAGACTGGAAGAGCCGTTTTGAGAAAGGACACAGACTATCATGTCCTTTCCCTGACAAAGGATCAACGGCTAGAGGTGGTCAACCTAGAAAACGAAGACTTAATTTTCCCCATTTATGTGGCATGTA encodes:
- the LOC131900029 gene encoding germ cell-less protein-like 1; protein product: MGQALSSRMWFRRNPPAAAEEPRAARDGEAAEAGAAVVREEQAGEAAGPSAAAAPTRQVSHKRKAGPGGPSAKVPRRRSREDRSRSIYESLFLRGEDSDVKICAFEEEWCLHRVYLCRSGYFASMFSGAWRETNMNTIEMEMPDKNIDRDSFHQALGYLYSHRVEIPPCRVIAILATASMLQLDGLIQQCEEVMMVSINIKTVCTYFYSAENYGLQNVRYICHQWLLDNLMIRQNDELLPEISLDLMKQLIASSDLLVIEVEIDVYTTLKKWMFLQLEPTWSGPPSALLAAADLYFAKYKSDLDAAPFLQTEQGRAFVSVFQQLRLSYIICDLPSAHIIDQDTLIPATWLTPVYKEQWLALLLAEQSRELGPADVQVSDVRGNSMRCGRQIHTDEQCSWSWSGFNFGWDLVVDYNNKCIIFRRSALNKSCGLGVSLLWQRKVAFRLRVISLDETGRAVLRKDTDYHVLSLTKDQRLEVVNLENEDLIFPIYVACNFLYLPAESGPSEEPGTSSMT